A section of the Myxocyprinus asiaticus isolate MX2 ecotype Aquarium Trade chromosome 40, UBuf_Myxa_2, whole genome shotgun sequence genome encodes:
- the LOC127430920 gene encoding olfactory receptor 52D1-like has protein sequence MDNMSYPVILTLMVPKESKTYRYIYFVCFLFLCLLILSINIRLVMVIIMEKALHEPMYIFLSHLCINGVFGASGFYPKFLSDLMLDSYVISSHMCALQTYVIYSSLLCEFTILTVMSYDRYVAICRPLDYHSKLTKITCVRLIILSWIVPNCFVVPGALLSNLRPFCKYHIDKLYCDNWSIVKLSCVSSSVNNVYGYFVAVIFVSCAVCIIVSYIKLIAACKASLENRRKFWQTCLPHILSLINFTFAMLFDIMYSRYGASDIPESLRNFLALELVIVPPVFNPLIYGLNVTVVRKRVFTSCNTARKNVSETRKRGKTKQIVNRCTVLLQ, from the coding sequence ATGGATAACATGTCTTATCCTGTGATACTGACTCTTATGGTACCCAAAGAATCAAAAACATATAggtatatttattttgtgtgcttTCTTTTCCTCTGTCTGCTTATATTGTCAATTAATATTCGCCTTGTTATGGTCATAATCATGGAGAAAGCTCTCCATGAACCAATGTACATATTCTTGAGTCATCTGTGTATAAATGGGGTTTTTGGAGCCTCAGGATTCTACCCGAAATTTTTGTCTGATTTAATGCTAGATTCATATGTGATCTCCTCTCACATGTGTGCTCTCCAAACATATGTTATCTACAGCTCTTTACTTTGTGAGTTTACAATTTTAACAGTGATGTCTTATGATAGATATGTAGCCATATGCAGACCTTTAGACTATCATTCCAAATTAACTAAAATCACATGTGTTAGATTAATTATTTTATCCTGGATTGTACCCAACTGCTTTGTGGTTCCAGGAGCCCTGTTATCTAACTTGAGGCCATTttgtaaatatcacattgacaaatTATACTGTGACAACTGGTCAATTGTAAAGCTTTCTTGTGTGTCATCTTCTGTTAATAACGTCTATGGATATTTTGTTGCTGTCATATTTGTGAGCTGTGCAGTTTGTATTATAGTGTCCTATATTAAACTGATCGCTGCATGTAAAGCATCTTTAGAAAATAGAAGGAAATTCTGGCAAACATGTTTGCCACACATATTATCACTGATAAATTTCACTTTTGCTATGCTTTTTGATATAATGTATAGCAGATATGGTGCAAGTGATATTCCAGAAAGCCTACGCAATTTTTTGGCTTTAGAATTGGTTATAGTCCCACCTGTATTTAATCCTCTAATCTATGGATTAAATGTTACCGTAGTACGCAAAAGAGTTTTTACTTCATGCAATACAGCAAGAAAGAATGTTTCAGAAACTCGAAAAAGGGGTAAAACCAAACAAATTGTTAATCGCTGTACCGTACTGCtacagtga